Proteins from one Acropora muricata isolate sample 2 chromosome 9, ASM3666990v1, whole genome shotgun sequence genomic window:
- the LOC136929670 gene encoding uncharacterized protein isoform X2, translating to MLSPLIGQECATLECPLTYHNGDRQAYGPIIICRDQTFSILHFCCGLYCISSKVTFDKPLHDTPSNFLFIFCVYLGNYIFKFFQDLLLKSKLPLYKINLLHHFVTASTFSVLVTYRQNAILGVIGLLFEGSVLLFDFCTLFRLLGANKNGIFFLNISIVKFVVTILLRAVCPIALLALTLSRNSPLSLGYVPLGFFFMNVVFFSMINGWHMKASFDNLKKRLLAWRLTYYYSRPEENRGHNGTELNNFTAPSQSIVRPALPVIIPTDNNFRLCSPVSNVNMNSEEISNIAVSRRERTLPQISAIINDNFVVDGLIEQV from the coding sequence ATGCAGGGATCAGACATTTTCGATTCTCCATTTCTGCTGTGGGTTATACTGTATTTCATCCAAGGTAACCTTTGACAAACCTCTACATGATACACCTTCAAACTTCCTCTTCATCTTCTGCGTTTATCTGGGAAACTATATTTTCAAATTCTTCCAGGACTTGCTTCTGAAAAGCAAGCTCCCTTTGTACAAGATCAATCTGCTGCATCATTTTGTTACAGCTTCAACGTTCAGCGTGTTAGTGACTTACAGACAAAATGCTATTTTGGGAGTCATCGGCCTTCTATTTGAGGGAAGCGTTTTACTCTTCGATTTTTGTACCCTGTTTCGTTTGCTGGGTGCAAACAAAAACGGTAtctttttcttgaatatttctaTAGTTAAATTTGTCGTTACTATTTTACTTAGAGCTGTTTGCCCCATAGCTTTACTGGCGCTAACGCTCTCACGGAACAGTCCTCTGTCTTTGGGTTATGTTCCgcttggattttttttcatgaacgTCGTATTTTTTTCCATGATTAATGGGTGGCACATGAAGGCGTCATTTGATAACTTAAAGAAACGTTTGCTGGCGTGGCGTCTTACGTATTACTATAGTAGACCAGAGGAAAATAGAGGGCATAATGGCACGGAACTCAACAACTTCACTGCGCCTTCTCAGTCCATCGTTCGTCCAGCGTTGCCTGTTATTATTCCAACAGACAATAACTTCAGACTTTGCTCTCCAGTGTCTAATGTAAATATGAACAGCGAGGAGATCTCAAATATCGCGGTATCGCGGCGGGAAAGAACTTTGCCTCAAATTAGTGCTATTATTAACGACAACTTTGTCGTAGATGGACTAATAGAACAGGTATAA